Proteins encoded together in one Micromonospora kangleipakensis window:
- a CDS encoding carbohydrate-binding protein, translating into MSPVPAASAAPSTLRRSGRRLALAAAVLATTTALVVASMTAHAAVPPPAAGWNLVWSDDFTGAAGALPSSANWIIDTGTSYPGGPANWGTGEIQTYTASTANLAQDGAGNLRITPLRDAAGRWTSARIETVRADFKPPAGGVLALEGRIQMPNVTGTQAAGYWPAFWALGSPYRGNYQNWPGIGEFDVMENVNGLNQVWGALHCGYAPGGPCNEFNGLGVTRACPGSTCQSAFHAYRFEWDASVSPQQLRWYVDGQLFHTVSQSQVGDPYWGQMTSHAGYFLLLNVAMGGSFPNGVAGATTPTAATVSGRPMLVDYVAVYRRGGTSPSPSPTTSTPPPGGTVDAYGTIQAEAFTVQNGVIVEACAEGGQDIGYLRNGDWARYDNVDFGATGPRDFLARVASGAAGGVSGLVEVRLDSPTAAPIGSFAVGNTGGWQSWISVPGNVSAVTGRHSVYLTFTSGQPADFVNVNWFTFRR; encoded by the coding sequence ATGAGTCCTGTCCCGGCGGCGTCCGCCGCCCCGTCCACCCTGCGCCGCTCAGGCCGCCGGCTCGCGCTGGCCGCGGCCGTGCTCGCCACCACCACCGCCCTGGTCGTCGCCTCGATGACCGCGCACGCCGCCGTGCCGCCGCCCGCAGCCGGCTGGAACCTGGTCTGGAGCGACGACTTCACCGGCGCGGCCGGCGCCCTGCCGTCCTCGGCCAACTGGATCATCGACACCGGCACCAGCTACCCGGGCGGCCCGGCCAACTGGGGCACCGGCGAGATCCAGACCTACACCGCCAGCACCGCCAACCTCGCCCAGGACGGCGCCGGCAACCTGCGGATCACCCCGCTGCGCGACGCCGCCGGCCGGTGGACCTCGGCCCGGATCGAGACGGTCCGGGCCGACTTCAAGCCGCCGGCCGGGGGAGTGCTCGCCCTGGAGGGGCGGATCCAGATGCCGAATGTGACGGGCACCCAGGCGGCCGGCTACTGGCCCGCCTTCTGGGCGCTCGGCTCGCCGTACCGGGGCAACTACCAGAACTGGCCGGGCATCGGCGAGTTCGACGTGATGGAGAACGTCAACGGGCTGAACCAGGTCTGGGGCGCGCTGCACTGCGGGTACGCCCCGGGCGGCCCGTGCAACGAGTTCAACGGCCTGGGCGTCACCCGGGCCTGTCCCGGCAGCACCTGTCAGTCCGCGTTCCACGCCTACCGCTTCGAGTGGGACGCCTCGGTCAGCCCGCAGCAGCTGCGCTGGTACGTCGACGGCCAGCTCTTCCATACCGTCAGCCAGAGCCAGGTCGGCGACCCGTACTGGGGTCAGATGACCAGCCATGCCGGCTACTTCCTGCTGCTCAACGTGGCGATGGGCGGCTCGTTCCCGAACGGCGTCGCCGGCGCCACCACGCCGACCGCGGCGACCGTCTCCGGCCGGCCGATGCTGGTCGACTACGTGGCGGTCTACCGCCGGGGTGGCACCAGTCCGTCGCCGAGCCCGACCACGTCCACGCCGCCGCCGGGCGGGACGGTGGACGCGTACGGCACGATCCAGGCGGAGGCGTTCACCGTCCAGAACGGGGTGATCGTCGAGGCCTGCGCCGAGGGTGGGCAGGACATCGGCTACCTGCGCAACGGCGACTGGGCCCGGTACGACAACGTGGACTTCGGGGCCACCGGGCCGCGTGACTTCCTGGCCCGGGTCGCCTCCGGGGCGGCGGGCGGGGTGAGCGGCCTGGTGGAGGTCCGGCTGGACAGCCCGACCGCCGCGCCGATCGGCAGCTTCGCCGTCGGCAACACCGGCGGCTGGCAGAGCTGGATCTCGGTGCCGGGCAACGTCTCGGCGGTGACCGGTCGGCACAGCGTCTACCTCACCTTCACCAGCGGCCAGCCGGCCGACTTCGTCAACGTCAACTGGTTCACCTTCCGCCGCTGA
- a CDS encoding YidC/Oxa1 family membrane protein insertase, whose amino-acid sequence MLAFAPLHAAATVAASVVTWLAGTLDPLTGGAATAAAIVLFTIGVRLLISPLTLAQVRGERRRAALAPEVRDLQRRYADDPAKLQSELFALYRRAGASPVAGCLPALLQAPFFLVMYRLFATGDGGARLLDERLAGVPLGWHLGDGLTGPVVAVFGVLLVALLVLAWYSSRRARRAAAATGTVAGTPTEGPGAATLGRLLPLLPYATVLVALVVPLAAVLYLVTTTGWTALEQVTLRRPQPADIDGR is encoded by the coding sequence ATGCTCGCCTTCGCACCACTGCACGCCGCGGCCACCGTCGCCGCCTCCGTCGTCACCTGGCTCGCCGGCACGCTCGACCCGCTGACCGGCGGCGCGGCCACGGCCGCCGCGATCGTCCTGTTCACCATCGGCGTCCGCCTGCTCATCTCGCCGCTCACCCTGGCGCAGGTCCGCGGGGAGCGGCGCCGCGCGGCGCTCGCCCCCGAGGTCCGTGACCTCCAGCGCCGGTACGCCGACGACCCCGCCAAGCTGCAGAGCGAGTTGTTCGCGCTGTACCGGCGGGCCGGCGCCAGCCCGGTCGCCGGCTGCCTCCCGGCGCTGCTCCAGGCGCCGTTCTTCCTGGTCATGTACCGCCTCTTCGCCACCGGCGACGGCGGCGCCAGGCTGCTCGACGAGCGGCTGGCCGGGGTGCCGCTGGGCTGGCACCTCGGCGACGGGCTCACCGGGCCGGTGGTCGCGGTCTTCGGGGTGCTGCTGGTGGCGCTGCTCGTCCTGGCCTGGTACTCGTCGCGGCGGGCCCGCCGGGCGGCCGCGGCCACCGGCACCGTCGCCGGCACGCCGACCGAGGGGCCGGGCGCGGCGACGCTGGGCCGGCTGCTGCCGCTGCTGCCGTACGCCACGGTGCTGGTGGCGTTGGTGGTGCCGCTGGCGGCCGTGCTCTACCTGGTCACCACCACCGGCTGGACCGCGCTGGAGCAGGTGACGCTGCGTCGGCCGCAGCCGGCAGACATCGACGGACGTTGA
- a CDS encoding DUF6412 domain-containing protein, whose amino-acid sequence MPGLLMAVAGTWAYALAQLTVLADRPVELLAGAAVAAALLLATLLALRSRALPGAPRSGRLATALRARARGRRVPRQVDPDAAGRSRPRAPGPRPSAA is encoded by the coding sequence GTGCCGGGGTTGCTGATGGCGGTGGCGGGGACGTGGGCGTACGCCCTCGCCCAGCTCACCGTGCTGGCCGACCGCCCGGTCGAGCTGCTCGCCGGCGCGGCGGTCGCCGCCGCGCTGCTGCTGGCCACGCTGCTCGCCCTCCGGTCGCGGGCGCTGCCGGGGGCGCCCCGGTCCGGCCGGCTCGCCACCGCGCTGCGGGCCCGGGCCCGCGGTCGTCGCGTGCCCCGGCAGGTCGACCCGGACGCGGCCGGTCGATCACGACCGCGCGCCCCCGGCCCGCGCCCCTCGGCCGCGTAG
- a CDS encoding carboxylate-amine ligase has protein sequence MSAMSGSVAERERNTAAGGTDLFTVGVEEEFLLVDPHTGAAVPAVDLVMDQVPAELRGQVQREFQTSQIEIGSPPGLELSSIRHSLGVLRAALADAAERAGVRVLAIGTGPVDGPVPPVVDKPRFDRMIERFRLLVPGPGNNGMHVHVGIPDPDTGVQVLNHVRPWLPILHAVTTNSPFAKGEDTGYASWRSVEWERWPSVAPSPFLASHEHYQRLIRQLIASGVMLDEGMLYWYARLSAKYPTVEIRIGDVCPSVDDAVLVAALVRALVATAMTDIAAGRAALRTDHHLLVAAHWRAAHDGLEGEGVDLTDGELRPTWELLEKLVDRVRPDLARHGDLDQVTDLLGGLRRHGSGAARQRAVFARTGRMVDVVEDLARQTRG, from the coding sequence GTGAGCGCGATGAGCGGGTCAGTCGCGGAGCGGGAACGGAACACCGCCGCGGGCGGCACCGACCTGTTCACCGTCGGCGTCGAGGAGGAGTTCCTGCTCGTCGACCCGCACACCGGCGCCGCCGTACCGGCCGTCGACCTGGTCATGGACCAGGTGCCGGCCGAGCTGCGCGGCCAGGTCCAGCGGGAGTTCCAGACCAGCCAGATCGAGATCGGCAGCCCGCCCGGGCTGGAACTCTCGTCGATCCGGCACTCGCTCGGGGTGCTGCGCGCCGCGCTGGCCGACGCCGCCGAGCGGGCCGGCGTACGGGTGCTCGCCATCGGCACCGGCCCGGTGGACGGCCCGGTGCCGCCGGTCGTCGACAAGCCCCGCTTCGACCGGATGATCGAGCGGTTCCGGCTGCTCGTGCCCGGCCCGGGCAACAACGGCATGCACGTGCACGTCGGCATCCCCGACCCGGACACCGGCGTGCAGGTGCTCAACCACGTCCGCCCCTGGCTGCCGATCCTGCACGCGGTGACCACCAACTCCCCGTTCGCCAAGGGCGAGGACACCGGCTACGCGAGCTGGCGGTCGGTGGAGTGGGAACGCTGGCCGTCGGTGGCGCCCAGCCCCTTCCTGGCGTCCCACGAGCACTACCAGCGGCTGATCCGGCAGCTCATCGCCAGCGGGGTGATGCTCGACGAGGGGATGCTCTACTGGTACGCCCGGCTGTCGGCGAAGTACCCGACGGTGGAGATCCGGATCGGCGACGTCTGCCCCTCGGTGGACGACGCGGTACTGGTCGCCGCCCTGGTCCGGGCCCTGGTGGCGACCGCGATGACGGACATCGCTGCCGGCCGGGCGGCCCTCCGGACCGACCACCACCTGCTCGTCGCCGCGCACTGGCGGGCCGCGCACGACGGGCTGGAGGGCGAGGGCGTCGACCTGACCGACGGCGAGCTGCGGCCGACGTGGGAGCTGCTGGAGAAGCTGGTCGACCGGGTCCGACCGGACCTGGCGCGACACGGCGACCTCGACCAGGTGACTGACCTGCTGGGCGGGCTGCGCCGGCACGGCAGCGGAGCCGCCCGGCAGCGCGCCGTCTTCGCCCGTACCGGCCGGATGGTCGACGTGGTCGAGGACCTGGCCCGGCAGACCCGTGGCTGA
- a CDS encoding FAD-dependent oxidoreductase codes for MAERLIVVGGDAAGMAAASQARRRRNRDDLSIVAFERGHFTSYSACGIPYWISGVVPDRDQLIARDPVTFRESFDIDIRLRHEVTAIDLERREVIARDLAGGGEVREGFDTLMYAAGAVPVKPAWARTDAAGVFGVQTLDDGAALLDWLEREPRPRRAVVIGGGYIGVEMAEALIQRGLTVDLVEQADQPMSTVDGDMAELVADAMRGIGIHIRTGLTVTGLEERDGRITAVVTAEGPMPADVVVLGLGVRPNTALAESAGLPVGPTGGIRTDRRMRVPGVPGVWAAGDCVETLHRVSGMPVHIALGTHANKQGRVAGINIGGGYATFPGVIGTAVTKVCDLEVGRTGLRERDAETAGFEFVSVVAESTNRAGYYPGARKMAVKLIAERPSGRLLGAQIVGWSEAAKRIDTLAVALWNGMTVDAMTALDLGYAPPYAPVWDPVLIAARKAVDALAGAER; via the coding sequence GTGGCGGAACGGCTGATCGTCGTCGGCGGGGACGCGGCCGGGATGGCCGCCGCGTCCCAGGCCCGGCGTCGCCGCAACCGCGACGACCTGTCGATCGTCGCCTTCGAGCGGGGGCACTTCACCTCCTACTCCGCCTGCGGCATCCCCTACTGGATCAGCGGGGTGGTGCCCGACCGCGACCAGCTCATCGCCCGCGACCCGGTCACCTTCCGGGAGTCCTTCGACATCGACATTCGGCTCCGGCACGAGGTGACCGCCATCGACCTGGAGCGGCGCGAGGTGATCGCCCGGGACCTGGCGGGCGGCGGGGAGGTCCGCGAAGGCTTCGACACCCTGATGTACGCCGCCGGCGCGGTCCCGGTGAAGCCCGCGTGGGCGCGGACCGACGCCGCCGGGGTGTTCGGCGTGCAGACCCTCGACGACGGTGCGGCGCTGCTCGACTGGCTGGAACGGGAGCCCCGGCCCCGGCGGGCGGTGGTGATCGGCGGCGGCTACATCGGCGTCGAGATGGCCGAGGCGCTGATCCAGCGGGGCCTCACCGTCGACCTGGTCGAACAGGCCGACCAGCCGATGTCCACCGTGGACGGCGACATGGCCGAGCTGGTCGCCGACGCGATGCGCGGCATCGGCATCCACATCCGTACCGGCCTGACGGTCACCGGGCTGGAGGAGCGGGACGGCCGGATCACCGCCGTGGTCACCGCCGAGGGGCCGATGCCGGCCGACGTCGTGGTCCTGGGTCTCGGCGTACGCCCGAACACGGCCCTGGCGGAGTCCGCCGGCCTGCCGGTCGGACCGACCGGCGGGATCCGCACGGACCGGCGGATGCGGGTGCCCGGGGTGCCCGGCGTCTGGGCCGCCGGGGACTGCGTGGAGACCCTGCACCGCGTCAGCGGGATGCCGGTGCACATCGCGCTCGGCACCCACGCCAACAAGCAGGGCCGGGTGGCCGGCATCAACATCGGCGGCGGGTACGCCACCTTCCCGGGCGTGATCGGCACGGCGGTGACCAAGGTCTGCGACCTGGAGGTGGGGCGTACCGGCCTGCGGGAACGGGACGCCGAAACGGCCGGCTTCGAGTTCGTCTCGGTGGTGGCCGAGTCGACGAACCGGGCCGGCTACTACCCGGGCGCCCGGAAGATGGCCGTCAAGCTGATCGCCGAGCGGCCCAGCGGCCGGCTCCTCGGGGCGCAGATCGTCGGCTGGTCCGAGGCGGCCAAACGGATCGACACGCTGGCCGTGGCGCTCTGGAACGGCATGACGGTGGACGCCATGACGGCGCTGGACCTGGGCTACGCCCCGCCGTACGCGCCGGTCTGGGACCCGGTGCTGATCGCGGCCCGCAAGGCCGTCGACGCCCTCGCCGGCGCCGAGCGCTGA
- a CDS encoding WGR domain-containing protein produces the protein MSQETTYLELSEVDGSTHKFYEVVVADTALTVRYGRIGDQGQVKTSTFPDNARARAAAAKKIGEKIRKGYAPAVPGVRQKRSVSRRQIVSTRSTARTAPVLWRYDSGAPAFGIFIDGQSCMVGNEHGVITTLGHDARVLNQVRLPDGVKCIVADDAWIYAGCDDGNVYDLSGKVPRAAYAIAPEIDIYWLDIHDGVLGVSDADGGIAAIDHEDEFLWRRAGRGRAAWMVRCDADALYHGHSQGVTGYDWRTGRELWHTRTGSVLFGWQERDAVFAGTGTREVVRLRKDGRTGRAYRCDAPVFSCATAEGGRYVFAGDSQSSIYCFDAAGNRLWKLGTGCGSAYSMQYHDERLYVVTTGGYLACVDASEPAIRAAEAGSVPEVVDVKAPARLPEPAAWTTVEVTTDDRDGVVVQCVEDGGRLRIQVLSSGYRRDWSVQFPKGIREPGARYLVTEVRESGRGGFYRAYGDIRRLR, from the coding sequence ATGTCGCAGGAGACGACCTACCTCGAACTGTCCGAAGTGGACGGTAGTACGCACAAGTTCTACGAGGTCGTGGTGGCGGACACCGCACTGACCGTGCGCTACGGCCGGATCGGCGACCAGGGCCAGGTCAAGACCAGCACCTTCCCGGACAACGCGCGCGCCCGCGCCGCCGCCGCGAAGAAGATCGGCGAGAAGATCCGCAAGGGGTACGCCCCGGCGGTGCCCGGTGTCCGGCAGAAGCGGTCGGTGTCCCGCCGGCAGATCGTCAGCACCCGCTCCACCGCGCGCACCGCCCCGGTCCTCTGGCGGTACGACTCGGGCGCGCCCGCGTTCGGCATCTTCATCGACGGGCAGAGCTGCATGGTGGGCAACGAGCACGGCGTGATCACCACGCTCGGCCACGACGCCCGGGTGCTGAACCAGGTCCGGCTCCCCGACGGGGTGAAGTGCATCGTCGCCGACGACGCCTGGATCTACGCCGGCTGCGACGACGGCAACGTGTACGACCTGTCCGGCAAGGTGCCCCGGGCGGCGTACGCGATCGCCCCCGAGATCGACATCTACTGGCTGGACATCCACGACGGGGTGCTGGGTGTCTCCGATGCCGATGGCGGGATCGCCGCGATCGACCACGAGGACGAGTTCCTGTGGCGGCGGGCGGGGCGCGGCCGGGCCGCCTGGATGGTCCGCTGCGACGCCGACGCGCTCTACCACGGCCACTCGCAGGGAGTGACCGGCTACGACTGGCGGACCGGGCGGGAGCTGTGGCACACCCGGACCGGGTCGGTCCTCTTCGGCTGGCAGGAACGGGACGCGGTCTTCGCCGGCACCGGCACCCGGGAGGTGGTGCGGCTGCGCAAGGACGGGCGCACCGGGCGGGCGTACCGCTGCGACGCCCCGGTCTTCTCCTGCGCCACCGCCGAGGGCGGCCGGTACGTCTTCGCCGGCGACAGCCAGTCCTCGATCTACTGCTTCGACGCCGCCGGCAACCGGCTGTGGAAGCTCGGCACCGGCTGTGGCTCGGCGTACTCGATGCAGTACCACGACGAGCGCCTCTACGTGGTGACCACCGGCGGCTACCTGGCCTGCGTCGACGCCAGCGAGCCGGCGATCCGGGCGGCCGAGGCGGGCAGCGTGCCCGAGGTGGTGGACGTCAAGGCACCGGCCCGGCTGCCCGAGCCGGCGGCCTGGACGACCGTCGAGGTGACCACCGACGACCGCGACGGCGTGGTGGTGCAGTGTGTCGAGGACGGCGGCCGGCTGCGCATCCAGGTGCTCTCCTCCGGGTACCGGCGCGACTGGTCGGTGCAGTTCCCGAAGGGCATCCGCGAGCCGGGCGCGCGCTACCTGGTCACCGAGGTCCGGGAGTCCGGCCGCGGCGGCTTCTACCGGGCGTACGGCGACATCCGCCGGCTCCGCTGA
- a CDS encoding aminoglycoside phosphotransferase family protein — MELEIPEGLRWTERVPAGREWLATLPDRLAECVRRWELRVGPPFPYAFASLAMPAELPDGTPAVLKLQYPDDDSVHEATALAHWAGRGAIRLLAHDAERRALLVERCVPGTPLHQLPPDRALDAVVELLPRLQVPAGPPFTTLAEEAAGWAERMPVNWERANRPYEQRLLDAALGLLADLVPSQGEQVLVNQDLHAGNVLWASREPWLVIDPKPLVGEREFAPMPMVRGAELGRSPAAVRHRLGRLSAELGLDRERVRGWAIVHTLAWSIGEGQVFPHQVEVVRWLLGDE, encoded by the coding sequence GTGGAGCTGGAGATCCCCGAGGGGTTGCGCTGGACCGAGCGGGTGCCGGCCGGCCGGGAGTGGCTGGCGACGCTGCCGGACCGGCTGGCCGAATGCGTGCGGCGGTGGGAGCTGCGGGTCGGGCCGCCCTTCCCGTACGCCTTCGCGTCGCTGGCTATGCCGGCGGAGCTGCCGGACGGCACCCCGGCGGTGCTGAAGTTGCAGTACCCCGACGACGACAGCGTGCACGAGGCGACCGCCCTGGCGCACTGGGCCGGCCGGGGCGCGATCCGGCTGCTGGCCCACGACGCGGAGCGCCGGGCGTTGCTGGTCGAGCGGTGCGTGCCCGGCACCCCGCTGCACCAGCTCCCGCCCGATCGGGCGCTCGACGCGGTGGTGGAGCTGCTGCCCCGGCTTCAGGTGCCGGCCGGCCCGCCGTTCACCACGCTCGCCGAGGAGGCGGCCGGCTGGGCCGAGCGGATGCCGGTCAACTGGGAGCGGGCCAACCGGCCGTACGAGCAGCGGCTGCTCGACGCCGCGCTCGGGCTGCTCGCCGACCTGGTGCCGAGCCAGGGCGAGCAGGTGCTGGTCAACCAGGACCTGCACGCCGGCAACGTGCTGTGGGCCAGCCGGGAGCCGTGGCTGGTGATCGACCCGAAGCCGCTGGTCGGCGAGCGTGAGTTCGCGCCGATGCCGATGGTGCGCGGCGCCGAGCTGGGCCGCTCCCCCGCGGCGGTGCGCCACCGGCTGGGCCGGCTCAGCGCCGAGCTGGGGCTCGATCGGGAGCGGGTCCGCGGCTGGGCGATCGTGCACACCCTGGCCTGGAGCATCGGCGAGGGCCAGGTCTTCCCCCACCAGGTCGAGGTGGTCCGCTGGCTGCTCGGCGACGAGTGA
- a CDS encoding Fpg/Nei family DNA glycosylase — MPEGHTIHRLAARHAELFAGDKVHAVSPQGRFADGAARLTGTVLDGTEAYGKHLLHHYAGELTLHLHLGLYGKFADGPGEPPPPVGQVRLRLTSDRHWLDLRGPTACELLTPPEVAALRDRLGPDPLRADADPDRAYARISRSPTPLAALLLDQSVVAGTGLIFVAEALFRAGLPPTLPGRELTPAGWRELWADLVALMTLAVERGRIDTVRDAHLPEATGRAARVDRHGGEVYVYRRPGAPCHICGTEVSRGELAGRNLYWCATCQAR, encoded by the coding sequence GTGCCAGAGGGACACACCATCCACCGCCTGGCGGCCCGGCACGCCGAGCTCTTCGCCGGCGACAAGGTGCACGCCGTCAGCCCGCAGGGCCGCTTCGCCGACGGCGCGGCCCGGCTCACCGGCACCGTCCTGGACGGCACCGAGGCGTACGGCAAGCACCTGCTGCACCACTACGCCGGCGAGCTGACCCTGCACCTCCACCTCGGGCTGTACGGCAAGTTCGCCGACGGCCCCGGCGAGCCGCCGCCCCCCGTCGGTCAGGTGCGGCTGCGGCTGACCAGCGACCGGCACTGGCTCGACCTGCGCGGCCCCACCGCCTGCGAGCTGCTCACCCCGCCCGAGGTGGCGGCGCTGCGCGACCGGCTCGGCCCGGACCCGCTGCGCGCCGACGCCGACCCCGACCGGGCGTACGCCCGGATCTCTCGCAGCCCGACGCCCCTAGCGGCGCTGCTGCTCGACCAGTCGGTGGTGGCCGGCACCGGGTTGATCTTCGTGGCCGAGGCGCTGTTCCGGGCCGGGCTGCCACCCACCCTGCCCGGCCGGGAGCTGACCCCGGCCGGCTGGCGGGAACTCTGGGCCGACCTGGTCGCGCTGATGACCCTCGCCGTCGAGCGGGGCCGGATCGACACCGTGCGCGACGCCCACCTGCCCGAGGCGACGGGTCGCGCCGCCCGCGTCGATCGGCACGGCGGCGAGGTGTACGTCTACCGCCGCCCCGGCGCGCCCTGCCACATCTGCGGCACCGAGGTCAGCCGGGGCGAGCTGGCCGGCCGCAACCTCTACTGGTGCGCCACCTGCCAGGCCCGCTGA